The following DNA comes from Picosynechococcus sp. PCC 7003.
GCCAACATCGTCCCAATCATCCGCGAAGGCGCAGACTGGTTTAGCAGCATCGGCACCGAAAAAAGCAAAGGCACAAAGGTTTTTGCCCTCACCGGAAAAGTTGCCAAAAATGGCTTGATTGAAGTACCGATGGGAACCCCCGTCCGGCAAATTGTCGAGCAAATGGGCGGTGGCATCCCCGACGGCGGCACAGTCAAATCCGTCCAAACCGGAGGCCCCTCCGGTGGCTGCATTCCCGCTGAATATCTTGATACCCCCATCGAATACGATTCGCTCATTAAACTCGGTACGATGATGGGTTCCGGCGGCATGATCGTCATGGACGAAGCCACCAGCATGGTCGATGTGGCGAAATTTTATATGGAATTTTGCCAGTGCGAATCCTGCGGCAAATGTATCCCCTGCCGTGCCGGAACGGTGCAAATGTCGGGGCTACTCAGCAAAATGCTCAAGGGACAGGCTGAACCCAAGGACATTGAACTGCTCGAACAGCTTTGTTACATGGTCAAGGAAGCCAGCTTGTGTGGGTTGGGACAGAGTGCGCCCAATCCTATTTTGAGTACCCTGCGCTATTTCCGCGCGGAATATGATGCCCTCGTGGGGAGTAACGCCGATTAAATTTCCTCTAAAAATTCAAAAAATTCTATGCAGTCCTTAAAACAAGCACCCTAAGCAGCAACGCAAAACTATGGCAGTCAACACTTTAACGATAAATGATCAGCTAATCAGTGCCCGCGCGGGGGAAACGATCCTCGAAGCCGCCCGTGATGCGGGGATTCACATTCCGACCCTGTGCCATCTGGAGGGGGTCGCCGATGTGGGGGCGTGTCGCCTCTGCCTCGTGGAAATTGAGGGGAGCAATAAACTCCAACCCGCCTGTGTGACGGAGGTGATGGAGGGGATGGTCGTCCAGACCCACACAGAAAAATTGGCTGAATATCGCCGGATGACGGTGGAATTGCTCTTCGCGGAAGGGAACCATGTCTGCGCGGTTTGTGTGGCGAACGGTCACTGTGAGTTGCAGGATATGGCGGTGGAGGTGGGGATGGATCATTCGCGCTTTCCGTACCAATATCCGCAGCGGGAGGTGGATATTTCCCACAAACAATTTGGCATTGACCATAACCGCTGTATCCTCTGTACCCGCTGTGTGCGGGTCTGTGATGAAATCGAGGGGGCGCACGTCTGGGATGTGGCGAATCGGGGGGGAGAATCAAAAATTATCTCCGGTTTAAATCAGCCCTGGGGCGAGGTGGATGCCTGTACGAGTTGCGGCAAATGTGTGGATGCTTGTCCGACGGGATCCATTTTCCGCAAGGGGGCAACGGTGGGCAGTAAACTCGGCGATCGCCAAAAACTCGAATTTTTAATTACCGCACGCACAAAAGGGGAGTGGACAAGATAATGGCAGATCAAAAGCTTCGGTTTGCAACAATTTGGTTGGCGGGTTGTTCCGGTTGCCATATGTCTTTTTTAGACCTTGATGAGTTTCTGATTGAGTTAACCAAACATATAGATGTGGTGTTTAGCCCCGTCGGCTCTGATGTCAAAGATTACCCAGAAAATGTCGATGTCTGTCTCATTGAAGGCGCAGTCGCCAATCAAGAAAATTTGGAATTGTTAGAAAAAGTTCGTCAAAATACAAAGCTATTAATTGCCTTTGGGGATTGTGCCGTAACGACGAATGTTACAGGCATTCGCAATCAAAAGGGAGATGCCCAAACAATTTTAGAACGGGGTTATCAAGAACTCACCGAAGAACACCAATTACCCCAACAAATTACCGGGGGAATTTTGCCGCCCCTTTTACCCAGAGTTTTGCCAATTCATGAAGTTGTCAATATCGATTTATTCCTCCCTGGATGCCCTCCCGATGCCGATAGAATTAAAGCGGCGATCGCCCCATTATTAGAAGGGAAATTACCGGAGATGGTCGGGCGCGACATGATTAAATTCGGCTAGATTTTATGTCCCAAACATTTGCCATGCTGACTGCCGCCGATATTATGAACCCCAACGTGGTGACCATCAAAGGTTTAGCGACCATTGCCAGTGCTACCCAATGTATGCGCGTGAATAAAACCCGCGTCCTGATTGTGGATCGTCGCCATGACCACGATGCCTACGGCATTTTGACCGCCACCGATATCGTCAGTAAAGTGATTGCCTATGGTCGTGATCCAAGGGCAATCCGCGCCTATGAAATTATGACCAAACCCTGTATTTCTGTGAGTCCTGATCTGGCGGTGGAATATGTTGCCCGTCTGTTTAGTCAGTGGAATTTGCACAGTGCCCCCGTCATGACTGACAAACTTTTAGGGATAATTACCGTCGAAGATTTAATTAGTAAAAGTGACTTTTTAGAGCGTCCCAAAGAGCTATTATTTGCCGCAGAAATGCAAGCCGCTATTCAACAAGCAAAATTAATCTGTCAAGAAAAAGGACATGATTCTAGTGACTGTATTCAGGCGTGGGCGATG
Coding sequences within:
- the hoxU gene encoding bidirectional hydrogenase complex protein HoxU, translating into MAVNTLTINDQLISARAGETILEAARDAGIHIPTLCHLEGVADVGACRLCLVEIEGSNKLQPACVTEVMEGMVVQTHTEKLAEYRRMTVELLFAEGNHVCAVCVANGHCELQDMAVEVGMDHSRFPYQYPQREVDISHKQFGIDHNRCILCTRCVRVCDEIEGAHVWDVANRGGESKIISGLNQPWGEVDACTSCGKCVDACPTGSIFRKGATVGSKLGDRQKLEFLITARTKGEWTR
- a CDS encoding oxidoreductase; the protein is MADQKLRFATIWLAGCSGCHMSFLDLDEFLIELTKHIDVVFSPVGSDVKDYPENVDVCLIEGAVANQENLELLEKVRQNTKLLIAFGDCAVTTNVTGIRNQKGDAQTILERGYQELTEEHQLPQQITGGILPPLLPRVLPIHEVVNIDLFLPGCPPDADRIKAAIAPLLEGKLPEMVGRDMIKFG
- a CDS encoding CBS domain-containing protein; the protein is MSQTFAMLTAADIMNPNVVTIKGLATIASATQCMRVNKTRVLIVDRRHDHDAYGILTATDIVSKVIAYGRDPRAIRAYEIMTKPCISVSPDLAVEYVARLFSQWNLHSAPVMTDKLLGIITVEDLISKSDFLERPKELLFAAEMQAAIQQAKLICQEKGHDSSDCIQAWAMVEELQAETAYQQSQKLDKTALEEYLEKNPEAINHLMVDNWCSG